Proteins found in one Exiguobacterium sp. 9-2 genomic segment:
- a CDS encoding exodeoxyribonuclease VII large subunit has protein sequence MKQSKGTFIVVTACILILLVGGAIYKLNLFDSSSNNATKPVPSVKADETKEENQTTTIATIDSSMKGQQQTITGTILDRSMSKGHVFLKVKDTTGTISVPIFKDKAIDATEMSVGQKIAVTGEVNEYQGKIEIIPQAPKDLVVMETKESERLTNDDIGQTKTISAEIVSKYVHPKGHIFLTVESENGQSLKIPLFSTLQPDATSYPVHATAIITGKVTEYKGELELVPETLGDVEVTNKKAETVQTRQISSIKSSDRGSQVVVEGMVEQVTEKKGHLFLQLTQDDSQIKAVLFKADNDEIKGRKERIENAMTSRFPIRVVATVDVYQDELELIIDKVLVD, from the coding sequence GTGAAACAATCAAAAGGAACGTTCATCGTAGTGACTGCATGCATACTGATATTACTCGTCGGGGGAGCGATCTATAAGTTAAATCTGTTTGATTCGAGTTCAAACAACGCAACAAAGCCCGTCCCGTCTGTAAAAGCGGATGAAACGAAGGAAGAGAATCAAACGACGACGATTGCGACGATTGATTCCTCGATGAAAGGGCAACAACAAACCATTACGGGAACGATTCTAGATCGGTCCATGAGTAAAGGGCATGTCTTTCTAAAAGTCAAAGATACGACTGGAACGATCAGTGTGCCCATTTTTAAAGACAAAGCGATTGATGCGACAGAAATGAGTGTCGGTCAGAAGATTGCTGTTACAGGGGAAGTGAATGAATACCAAGGAAAGATTGAAATCATTCCTCAAGCCCCAAAGGATCTCGTCGTGATGGAGACAAAAGAAAGCGAGCGTCTCACAAATGACGACATCGGACAAACGAAGACGATCTCTGCCGAAATTGTTTCGAAATATGTTCATCCGAAGGGGCATATTTTCTTGACGGTCGAGAGTGAAAATGGACAGTCACTGAAAATTCCGTTATTTTCGACATTACAACCAGATGCTACGTCGTACCCCGTTCATGCTACAGCTATAATCACAGGAAAAGTAACCGAATACAAAGGTGAGTTAGAGCTCGTACCGGAGACGTTAGGTGATGTGGAGGTCACAAATAAAAAAGCAGAGACGGTGCAAACACGTCAGATTTCATCCATTAAATCGTCAGACCGTGGATCACAAGTCGTCGTCGAAGGAATGGTCGAGCAAGTAACAGAGAAGAAAGGACATCTCTTCTTGCAGTTGACGCAAGACGATTCACAGATTAAAGCGGTCTTATTCAAAGCCGACAATGATGAGATCAAGGGAAGAAAAGAGCGCATTGAAAATGCGATGACTTCTCGTTTTCCGATTCGTGTCGTAGCGACCGTCGATGTCTATCAAGATGAACTCGAACTCATCATTGATAAAGTTTTAGTAGATTGA
- a CDS encoding phospholipase D-like domain-containing protein, producing MTQRQLLIVNVLVSFLPWVFPAGISLVMLLILGLISVYTWYIQRDYDQRTAYMTLAVMTLLTMFHFFLFDQLLSALYVVLLCMSFIVINLLSKQVQVAPEATEIVAYKSTPTMDVARQEHELTRALMMQMDHYMEQVLRTMENVMQRTESSSNQKMAELHAMMENHSLHMRKDLEGLNGKIDRTADVTAEQSEAMMADLQTALRLHESKDETLQEVLELLKEKSSDGLDVETMRQIIQDLQLKDVKPMNRHYVENQQMKDLFYRAFDEAHSDICIVSPWLGNWLLRDKNLKNKIEAALKRGVDIKIVYGIGMDKGMRDDRAVTSEKVAKDLKNRWLKKGYPGKVKLHVSNTHFKLLMCDETYLVIGSYNFLSNQGKFGESGSWHEAGEYAEDTERIRQLKEIHFSF from the coding sequence ATGACACAACGACAATTACTCATCGTCAATGTATTGGTATCTTTTTTACCATGGGTATTTCCTGCGGGAATCAGTTTAGTGATGTTACTGATCCTCGGTCTAATCAGTGTCTATACCTGGTACATACAGCGCGACTATGATCAACGAACCGCCTATATGACACTTGCCGTGATGACACTCTTGACTATGTTCCATTTCTTTTTATTTGATCAATTGCTGTCGGCACTCTATGTCGTCCTTTTATGTATGAGCTTTATCGTAATCAATCTTTTGTCAAAGCAAGTACAAGTTGCTCCTGAGGCTACAGAAATAGTTGCTTATAAATCAACACCTACCATGGACGTGGCACGTCAAGAACACGAATTGACACGAGCACTGATGATGCAGATGGATCATTACATGGAGCAGGTGTTGCGAACGATGGAGAACGTCATGCAAAGAACGGAATCGTCATCCAATCAAAAAATGGCTGAACTGCACGCCATGATGGAAAATCATTCGCTGCACATGAGGAAAGATCTTGAAGGATTGAATGGGAAGATTGATCGAACTGCAGACGTGACAGCTGAACAGTCGGAAGCCATGATGGCTGATTTACAGACGGCTCTTCGTCTTCATGAGAGCAAAGATGAGACATTACAAGAAGTCTTGGAACTGTTGAAAGAAAAATCGTCTGACGGATTAGACGTCGAGACGATGCGGCAAATCATTCAGGATTTACAACTGAAGGATGTGAAACCCATGAATCGGCACTACGTTGAAAACCAACAGATGAAGGATTTATTCTATCGCGCTTTTGATGAAGCACACTCTGATATCTGTATTGTCAGTCCCTGGTTAGGGAATTGGCTACTGAGAGACAAAAACCTGAAGAATAAAATAGAGGCGGCACTCAAACGTGGCGTGGATATCAAAATCGTCTATGGTATTGGAATGGATAAAGGAATGCGGGACGATCGAGCAGTCACGTCTGAAAAGGTCGCGAAAGACTTGAAGAATAGGTGGCTGAAAAAAGGCTACCCAGGGAAAGTAAAGTTACATGTTTCGAATACCCATTTCAAACTCTTGATGTGTGATGAGACTTATTTAGTCATCGGTAGCTATAATTTCTTGTCGAATCAAGGAAAGTTTGGAGAGTCAGGATCTTGGCATGAGGCAGGCGAGTATGCTGAAGATACAGAACGGATTCGTCAACTAAAAGAGATTCATTTTTCGTTTTGA
- a CDS encoding zinc ribbon domain-containing protein: MTTCSSCQTSIQKQYEYCPKCGNKVQYEELKKLNEEKPVNFYEQQNIVTRTSDGPLIRLMMWGSLIVYLISLWIYSAYFKEQHNRGFFFQSEENVMSVFVPILLIVVIQFVFLSTSIKTNQKKVWIIPCSITLLSALVFFNMYRELDQLQLAYGISGSIVVEAMQALTIIYVALGALFLTIPVMISLKKR; this comes from the coding sequence ATGACGACATGTTCGAGTTGCCAAACGAGTATTCAAAAACAGTATGAGTATTGTCCGAAGTGCGGAAACAAGGTTCAATATGAAGAACTCAAAAAATTGAACGAAGAAAAGCCGGTTAATTTTTATGAGCAGCAAAACATCGTGACCAGAACATCAGATGGTCCGTTGATTAGACTTATGATGTGGGGAAGTCTGATTGTTTACTTGATCAGCTTGTGGATCTATTCTGCATACTTTAAAGAGCAACACAATCGAGGATTTTTCTTCCAAAGCGAAGAGAACGTGATGTCGGTATTCGTGCCGATTCTTCTTATTGTGGTGATACAGTTTGTTTTCCTCTCGACATCGATTAAAACGAATCAGAAAAAAGTATGGATCATCCCGTGTAGTATTACATTGCTATCTGCACTCGTCTTTTTCAATATGTATCGAGAATTAGATCAATTGCAGCTAGCTTATGGTATTTCAGGAAGTATTGTCGTTGAGGCGATGCAAGCTTTGACTATTATATACGTAGCGTTAGGCGCTCTTTTTCTAACCATTCCAGTGATGATTTCATTAAAGAAAAGATAA
- a CDS encoding Ltp family lipoprotein, with translation MTESSDAEETEVALKEDDAVEEDTAEEDTVAVEDTSTEETGAEEPSTPDVPTEYLSALDKAGSYAETMNMSKAAVSNQLTSDYGEQFSKEAAAYAMENMSFDDWKSNALKSAESYSETMNMSKKGIYDQLTSDSGEKFTSEEAQYAIDTLDVDYNQNALQKAKEYQETMSMSPEAIRDQLSSDYGEKFTPEEANFAVSQLK, from the coding sequence ATGACTGAGTCATCGGATGCAGAAGAGACAGAAGTTGCCCTAAAAGAAGATGATGCTGTAGAAGAAGACACCGCAGAAGAAGATACAGTTGCGGTAGAAGATACTTCTACAGAAGAGACTGGAGCGGAAGAACCATCGACACCTGATGTCCCGACAGAATATCTGTCAGCACTCGACAAGGCGGGATCATACGCGGAAACGATGAACATGTCGAAAGCAGCTGTTTCAAATCAGTTGACATCGGATTATGGAGAGCAGTTTTCAAAGGAAGCGGCAGCGTATGCGATGGAAAATATGAGTTTCGATGATTGGAAATCAAACGCCCTCAAATCAGCTGAATCGTATTCTGAGACGATGAACATGTCTAAAAAAGGCATTTATGATCAACTGACATCTGACAGCGGTGAAAAATTCACAAGCGAAGAAGCCCAGTATGCGATCGATACACTTGATGTCGATTACAACCAAAACGCTCTTCAAAAAGCGAAGGAATACCAAGAAACGATGAGCATGTCACCTGAAGCGATTCGAGATCAACTCTCATCGGATTATGGAGAAAAATTCACACCAGAAGAAGCAAATTTTGCAGTCAGTCAACTAAAATAA
- a CDS encoding sigma factor has product MNDLLRNWIPLVNSLLSRLSIHPNEHDECRQAALLRLWKSIEEGKVMTVTFARIRAKGAMLDYLATRNRTLATEVAVETMPELPRTPNVSFHYLLSELKRDLSNKEYTFLEALMHGTEETLGYSPARLRSLKSELRQKVQFLLG; this is encoded by the coding sequence ATGAACGACTTACTACGTAACTGGATTCCCCTCGTCAACTCCCTCCTGTCCCGCCTCTCGATCCACCCGAATGAACATGATGAATGCCGGCAAGCCGCCCTACTCCGACTTTGGAAATCAATTGAAGAAGGAAAGGTCATGACCGTCACCTTCGCCCGGATTCGAGCAAAAGGGGCGATGCTCGACTACTTAGCGACCCGTAACCGGACGCTTGCGACTGAAGTCGCAGTCGAGACGATGCCGGAGCTTCCTCGGACCCCGAACGTCTCCTTTCATTATCTCCTCAGCGAACTTAAACGGGATCTGTCGAATAAAGAGTACACGTTTCTCGAAGCCTTGATGCACGGTACGGAAGAGACACTCGGTTACTCCCCGGCGCGACTCCGTTCATTGAAGTCGGAACTCCGGCAGAAAGTCCAGTTCCTCCTCGGATGA
- a CDS encoding EpsG family protein, whose translation MKNIEGDTKEKFTDIIRIETIIVFSIVTSLIIGGSLAFGIIENIILPVSISLFFINAYFSFKKINSNLISVMYLIVLFIFMTNTGNKNGLNGDYKAYEGLYMHFSNGGSIGNIAGYTTDYFYMALMKLISLTGIEYNGFLILVSLTSFFLIFSTIKELTKNYNLILLCYSISPFFYDVFQIRYFFAYSIVIFALKYIITKKNNGFKYTLLILFASLFHKAILFFLIYNLVFFRIKLILQLVFSVFSGVTILSLFTKINLIDFFYSKLNISSFETYTSNEIKYEISSTTSLLTIFFIIVLIWIINLINSQTNEFIVNRVLWLNYFNILLMPFMFITLDFERYTRPIMLINYALIASYLHIFKLRKKIIIIIFLLLVLLTRQIIMIETTKTVIENNLFINYDLFDN comes from the coding sequence ATGAAAAACATAGAAGGGGATACTAAAGAAAAATTTACAGATATAATTCGTATTGAAACAATTATTGTATTCTCGATAGTAACTAGTTTAATAATTGGAGGAAGTTTAGCATTTGGTATAATAGAGAACATAATACTTCCTGTCTCTATTTCTTTGTTTTTTATTAATGCATATTTTTCATTTAAAAAAATAAATTCTAACTTGATTTCTGTTATGTATCTTATTGTTTTGTTTATTTTTATGACTAATACAGGAAATAAAAACGGATTAAATGGTGACTACAAAGCTTATGAAGGATTATATATGCATTTCAGCAACGGTGGATCAATTGGAAATATCGCTGGATATACAACAGATTATTTTTATATGGCGTTAATGAAATTAATTTCATTAACTGGTATTGAGTATAACGGTTTTTTAATTTTAGTTTCTTTAACTTCATTTTTTCTAATATTTTCTACAATAAAAGAATTAACTAAAAATTATAACTTGATTCTGCTTTGCTATTCGATTTCACCATTTTTCTATGATGTATTTCAAATAAGATACTTTTTCGCATACTCAATTGTAATATTTGCGTTAAAGTATATTATTACAAAAAAAAATAATGGCTTTAAGTATACACTTTTAATTTTATTTGCATCACTATTTCATAAAGCTATATTATTTTTTTTAATATACAATCTAGTTTTTTTCCGAATTAAACTGATACTACAATTAGTCTTTTCTGTTTTCAGTGGAGTCACTATATTAAGTTTGTTTACCAAAATAAACTTAATTGATTTCTTTTATAGTAAACTAAATATATCGAGTTTTGAAACTTATACAAGTAATGAAATAAAATACGAAATAAGTTCTACAACTTCTCTATTAACAATATTTTTTATAATTGTTTTAATTTGGATAATTAACTTAATTAATTCTCAAACTAATGAATTTATTGTAAATAGAGTACTTTGGCTAAATTATTTTAATATTTTATTAATGCCTTTTATGTTTATAACGTTAGATTTTGAAAGATATACTAGACCAATCATGTTGATAAATTATGCCTTGATAGCATCATACTTACACATTTTCAAACTTAGAAAAAAAATAATAATAATTATCTTTTTATTGCTGGTTTTATTAACACGCCAAATAATTATGATAGAAACGACTAAAACTGTTATTGAAAATAACTTGTTTATTAATTACGATTTGTTCGATAATTAA
- a CDS encoding zinc ribbon domain-containing protein translates to MMDWQSVKSRFQGMTAKELQDQAEQARREKGRLLYEIGERHYMKLRNEGRRQEIEDILAQEVLVFGALSRIDEMEVEAAQKQCKSCRTPLEPGAKFCGKCGTSVPRENEQAKVACTTCHTPQRNDQHFCTCCGSEMGQRV, encoded by the coding sequence ATGATGGATTGGCAATCAGTCAAATCACGTTTTCAAGGGATGACAGCAAAAGAATTACAGGATCAGGCGGAGCAAGCGCGACGTGAAAAAGGACGCTTACTGTACGAAATCGGAGAGCGTCATTATATGAAGCTGCGGAATGAAGGTCGTCGTCAAGAAATTGAGGATATTCTCGCGCAGGAAGTACTCGTGTTCGGTGCCTTATCACGGATCGACGAGATGGAAGTCGAAGCTGCACAAAAACAATGTAAGTCATGCCGGACACCTCTTGAGCCGGGTGCGAAATTCTGTGGGAAATGCGGCACGTCTGTTCCCCGTGAGAACGAACAAGCGAAAGTCGCATGTACGACATGCCATACGCCACAACGTAATGATCAGCATTTTTGCACATGCTGTGGATCAGAAATGGGGCAACGCGTATGA
- a CDS encoding tyrosine-type recombinase/integrase yields MTHYDYLDQYLLTHSKYATHTIKAYRSDLRQMRSHHVDWSVASLQRYFHLMKARYKPSTILRRYHVLRRLGNVLVEQRRIKKNPMIEIRPIVHQRLQDETYHDSEELIPIIRQIQNPTYRLFFEVLSQTGLRFMEARLLTVQDFDLVKGELYIRYGKGGRTRTVPIGEALRDKISLFLAERTTGYLFQSVTGRMVNEHAARKALREVGFTSLKRHVRPHMLRIAYATYLYQQAGLKLLDIKRLLGHANISTTEGYIRSQTNYVRDVLNRLSA; encoded by the coding sequence ATGACACACTATGACTATCTCGATCAGTATCTATTGACGCATTCGAAATATGCAACGCACACGATTAAGGCGTATCGGAGCGACCTTCGGCAAATGAGAAGTCATCACGTCGATTGGTCAGTTGCGTCCTTACAGCGTTATTTTCACTTGATGAAGGCACGCTATAAACCATCGACGATCTTGCGACGATATCATGTTTTGCGTCGGCTTGGTAATGTTCTCGTCGAGCAGAGACGCATCAAAAAGAATCCGATGATTGAGATCCGTCCGATTGTCCACCAACGTTTGCAGGATGAGACGTATCACGATAGTGAAGAGTTAATCCCAATAATCCGACAGATTCAAAATCCAACCTATCGCCTCTTCTTCGAGGTGCTCAGCCAAACGGGCCTCCGCTTCATGGAGGCCCGTTTGTTGACAGTGCAGGATTTCGATTTAGTAAAAGGTGAACTGTACATTCGTTACGGCAAAGGCGGGCGGACACGAACCGTTCCGATCGGGGAAGCACTCCGCGATAAGATCAGTCTATTTTTAGCGGAGCGCACGACCGGCTACTTATTTCAGTCCGTTACTGGGCGGATGGTTAACGAACATGCGGCGAGAAAGGCATTGCGCGAGGTCGGATTTACGTCCTTGAAGCGTCACGTCCGTCCGCATATGCTCCGGATCGCCTATGCGACCTATCTCTATCAGCAGGCAGGGTTGAAGTTGCTCGATATAAAGCGTCTGCTTGGTCACGCCAACATCTCAACGACGGAAGGATACATCCGTAGCCAGACGAATTACGTCCGGGACGTTCTTAATCGTCTGTCCGCTTGA
- a CDS encoding TcaA 3rd/4th domain-containing protein produces the protein MACVKCSDAAKRGLKFCPSCGDALKQDIEHREPVEKEHNSRPVHSKKASKSAKAILLTVGLLVVAGGAYYGLATQWFTVEATTNKVRDAIRSGDATLLAEHTEFNGKPIDQKMAQRFLDALKETPEQKKSFMDYLLMAGASIQAENDSDVPGQIVASGRQIGIFKDYRLRLDSVKTEVISNFKGTKVTLVNPVGTESSKASAEGIMMDGVYPGLTDAKIAYDGEYGKESSDVTINPLTLDAADRKFEITLKGNAIELDQTYPDAFLIVDGKSTSKQVSDLKNYGPISKNGIKLSIKNSFPWGEETSDEIVVKPDTKKATFTFAPSEAVLNQLQGVVEEHASDWVDAATYQDTSYFSLVDDASYLAKQQKNYDDWSRKDLEWDGEFMNASIDRSSAKFVEYGDTVGIEVMATTYIRGELYTYASESPGKSTSKSLFRYLFTYGSSEDSYEEGFRIQQATNIK, from the coding sequence ATGGCATGTGTGAAATGTTCGGATGCTGCGAAGCGTGGATTAAAATTTTGTCCGAGTTGCGGTGATGCCTTAAAGCAGGATATTGAACACCGGGAACCTGTAGAAAAAGAACACAATAGTAGACCCGTGCACTCTAAAAAAGCGAGTAAGTCTGCAAAAGCGATTCTGTTGACCGTCGGATTATTGGTCGTAGCTGGTGGTGCCTACTATGGACTCGCGACACAATGGTTCACGGTCGAAGCGACGACGAATAAGGTCCGCGATGCGATTCGATCTGGTGACGCTACGCTACTCGCTGAGCATACAGAGTTCAACGGAAAACCGATTGATCAGAAGATGGCGCAACGCTTTTTAGATGCCTTGAAAGAGACGCCGGAGCAAAAGAAATCATTCATGGATTATTTATTGATGGCGGGTGCGTCGATTCAAGCAGAAAACGATAGTGATGTTCCGGGTCAAATCGTCGCCAGTGGTCGTCAAATCGGAATCTTCAAGGATTACCGTTTACGCCTCGATAGTGTCAAAACGGAAGTCATCAGTAACTTTAAAGGAACGAAGGTCACACTCGTGAATCCTGTCGGAACGGAAAGTAGTAAAGCGTCAGCGGAAGGGATCATGATGGACGGTGTCTATCCGGGATTAACGGATGCGAAGATTGCCTACGATGGCGAATACGGTAAAGAGTCGAGTGATGTCACGATCAATCCGTTGACACTCGACGCCGCGGACCGAAAATTCGAAATCACGTTAAAAGGAAATGCGATCGAGCTTGATCAAACGTATCCGGATGCCTTTTTAATCGTCGACGGAAAATCGACATCGAAACAAGTATCCGATTTGAAGAACTACGGACCGATCTCGAAGAACGGCATCAAACTGTCGATTAAGAATTCATTCCCATGGGGAGAGGAAACGTCGGATGAGATCGTCGTCAAACCAGATACGAAAAAAGCGACATTCACGTTCGCACCGTCAGAAGCCGTTTTGAATCAACTTCAAGGAGTCGTCGAGGAGCACGCGTCTGACTGGGTCGATGCGGCAACCTATCAGGATACGAGTTATTTCTCGCTCGTTGATGATGCGTCCTACCTTGCGAAACAGCAAAAGAACTATGACGATTGGAGTCGAAAGGACTTGGAGTGGGACGGAGAGTTCATGAATGCGTCGATTGATCGTTCGTCAGCGAAATTCGTCGAGTACGGGGATACGGTCGGTATTGAAGTCATGGCGACGACATATATCCGAGGTGAGCTGTATACGTATGCGAGTGAATCACCAGGAAAGTCAACATCGAAGTCACTTTTCCGCTACCTCTTCACATATGGCAGTTCAGAAGATAGCTATGAGGAAGGGTTTCGGATTCAACAGGCGACGAATATTAAATAA
- a CDS encoding tyrosine-type recombinase/integrase, whose protein sequence is MMTYYQERLLAIIEQADYRPLTKKAYRSDVRHLCRHVERIDVPSLQRYGKLLRDTYAPATAARRLHALSILFDQLVAERSLQTNPLARVKKPVPAPYRRLAFTYDDVHRVLETIRDETVYAFSFLLLHTGLRFSEARDLQLADVDFTRDQLFVRSGKGDQSRQVPLHHTLRDVLTRYIETIRPDVLPLFCEDSGRPVNPAKLRRVLKEASERCLGRILRPHDIRVTFATTLYHVHQTDILTIMRLLGHSDVRTTQHYVLPSHDIAHTSVNRLKRTDD, encoded by the coding sequence ATGATGACTTACTATCAAGAACGCCTACTTGCGATCATCGAACAGGCGGACTATCGCCCCTTGACGAAAAAAGCCTATCGCTCCGACGTACGGCATCTCTGTCGCCACGTCGAACGGATCGACGTCCCGTCGCTCCAACGCTATGGTAAGCTCCTACGCGACACGTACGCTCCAGCAACTGCCGCTCGACGGCTACATGCGCTCTCCATCCTGTTCGATCAACTGGTCGCGGAACGTTCGCTCCAGACGAACCCGTTGGCACGCGTTAAAAAACCAGTTCCCGCACCCTACCGGCGCCTTGCCTTCACGTATGACGACGTCCACCGTGTCCTCGAGACGATTCGTGATGAGACCGTCTACGCCTTTAGCTTTCTTCTCCTGCACACGGGACTGCGGTTTTCGGAAGCCCGTGACTTACAGCTCGCAGATGTCGATTTTACACGCGATCAGTTATTCGTCCGAAGCGGTAAAGGCGATCAATCACGTCAAGTTCCGCTGCATCATACATTACGTGATGTACTGACGCGTTATATCGAGACGATTCGTCCTGATGTCCTGCCGCTGTTTTGCGAAGATAGTGGACGACCGGTCAATCCAGCAAAGCTTCGCCGTGTCTTAAAAGAAGCAAGCGAACGATGTCTCGGACGGATCCTGCGACCGCATGACATCCGGGTCACGTTCGCAACGACACTTTATCACGTGCATCAGACGGACATTCTAACCATCATGCGCTTACTCGGTCACAGCGATGTTCGGACGACTCAGCACTACGTCCTACCGTCGCACGACATTGCCCATACGTCAGTCAATCGACTCAAGCGGACAGACGATTAA
- a CDS encoding zinc ribbon domain-containing protein, producing the protein MKYCSTCGQAHAPHAQYCEIDGTSLDKQARPIRFEQAAHFCVGCGTQMDGRASYCPNCGHSRLVAATSEGSLVDRLPGMDDIRKKWKSQDWNVNLPWKERGRAFFSRFDFSLGNPSLAIGSIAAVICFAAIVVILFIMLGLLSDNPALDGIKTVQQNVGNDFSTFGMFFFLAFVALAGLNLTSSEDLKSRFLTEVIGNDADQFSDIQKAINQLDFHIFSGHFLLSLPGLILLIGSAWLLERGGVIGIKATSWNERIERAVVFALTLSVITLVVGLFATDFGVFDLHLITGMIRIFLLALAGVLLFQFIGQTDLRGSWQVGRIAATTLMSVYLFGVLLTSFGQLYYLNELDELDEVEFGESASLVLLSGASPLYAMSQAGQVDFKMTVLTEDFHLGAALYGEDRLNDLKQGIDEADDASNLDRIQGIIGNQIQNGEDPTLDPKVTRFDETVDVGLLTRFAQIANASTPFEEEQLLNSSVAPYGLIVLVLMFVIHIGIGFRWIRTLPNVAIYAGVFMVGGLILAYFTQTRFELQWDNDILAGVVVSTLTWWNAFMLFFFPFLGGLVGYGLNRFKDTKG; encoded by the coding sequence ATGAAGTATTGTTCGACCTGTGGTCAAGCACATGCTCCACACGCCCAGTATTGCGAGATAGACGGAACATCGCTTGATAAGCAAGCCCGTCCGATCCGCTTCGAACAAGCTGCGCATTTTTGTGTCGGGTGTGGTACACAGATGGATGGTCGTGCGTCCTACTGTCCGAATTGTGGACATTCGCGCCTCGTCGCTGCGACGTCGGAAGGCTCACTTGTGGACCGTCTTCCGGGTATGGACGACATTCGTAAGAAGTGGAAATCGCAGGATTGGAACGTGAACCTTCCATGGAAAGAGCGCGGACGCGCATTCTTCTCGCGATTCGATTTCTCGCTTGGGAATCCGAGTCTTGCGATCGGTAGTATCGCCGCCGTCATCTGTTTTGCTGCGATCGTCGTCATCTTGTTCATCATGCTCGGTCTGCTCAGCGATAACCCGGCATTAGATGGAATCAAGACTGTTCAACAAAACGTAGGGAATGACTTTAGTACGTTCGGAATGTTCTTCTTCCTTGCTTTCGTCGCCCTTGCTGGTCTAAATCTCACATCAAGTGAAGACTTGAAATCACGCTTCCTGACCGAAGTGATAGGTAACGATGCGGATCAGTTCTCTGATATTCAAAAAGCAATCAATCAACTTGATTTTCATATTTTTTCAGGGCATTTCTTACTATCCTTGCCGGGATTGATCCTATTAATCGGGAGCGCATGGTTGCTCGAACGAGGTGGTGTCATCGGAATCAAGGCGACATCGTGGAATGAACGGATTGAACGTGCGGTCGTCTTTGCCCTGACATTATCGGTGATCACATTGGTCGTCGGATTGTTTGCGACGGATTTCGGCGTTTTCGATCTACATCTGATCACAGGAATGATTCGGATTTTCCTTTTGGCGCTCGCTGGTGTTCTTTTGTTCCAATTCATCGGTCAAACGGATCTGCGCGGTTCTTGGCAGGTCGGACGGATCGCCGCGACGACATTGATGAGTGTCTACTTGTTCGGTGTCCTGCTGACATCATTCGGACAACTATATTACCTAAACGAGCTCGATGAACTGGACGAAGTCGAATTTGGTGAATCGGCCAGTCTCGTTCTCTTGAGCGGTGCATCTCCGCTTTACGCGATGTCTCAAGCTGGGCAAGTCGATTTCAAGATGACGGTTTTAACAGAAGACTTCCATTTAGGTGCGGCCTTATATGGTGAAGATCGTTTGAACGACTTAAAGCAAGGAATCGATGAAGCGGATGATGCTTCGAATCTGGATCGAATCCAAGGAATCATCGGGAATCAGATTCAAAATGGAGAAGATCCAACGCTTGATCCGAAAGTGACACGCTTTGATGAGACGGTAGATGTGGGGCTTCTGACACGCTTCGCACAAATCGCGAATGCGTCCACTCCGTTTGAAGAAGAACAACTGCTCAATTCAAGTGTTGCTCCGTATGGCTTGATTGTGCTTGTTCTGATGTTCGTCATCCATATCGGAATCGGATTCCGCTGGATTCGGACGTTACCGAATGTTGCGATTTATGCCGGGGTCTTTATGGTCGGTGGACTCATTTTAGCGTACTTCACACAAACGCGGTTTGAACTGCAATGGGATAACGATATCCTAGCCGGTGTCGTTGTTTCCACTTTGACATGGTGGAATGCGTTCATGCTTTTCTTTTTCCCATTCCTCGGTGGATTAGTGGGATATGGATTGAATCGCTTTAAAGATACAAAAGGATGA